The proteins below come from a single uncultured Dethiosulfovibrio sp. genomic window:
- a CDS encoding LemA family protein, translating to MTLIIVLGVIAVVAVVFISIYNGLVKKRTMVEEGWSGISVQLKRRHDLIPNLVNTVKGYAGHEKDVLETVTQARAASVGAGSVGESAKAENMLTGALRSLFAVAEAYPDLKANTNFLQLQEKLSSLEDEIQMARRYYNGSARNLNIAVQSFPSNIIASMFGFKKADFFELEDRSEAEVPNVGF from the coding sequence ATGACTTTGATTATCGTTTTAGGTGTAATAGCGGTTGTAGCGGTGGTATTTATCTCCATCTACAACGGACTGGTCAAGAAAAGGACCATGGTGGAGGAGGGCTGGAGCGGCATCTCCGTCCAGCTAAAGCGGCGGCACGACCTGATACCCAACCTGGTCAATACCGTTAAGGGCTACGCAGGACACGAGAAAGACGTGCTTGAAACGGTAACCCAGGCGAGGGCGGCGTCGGTAGGGGCTGGGTCGGTAGGGGAATCCGCTAAAGCGGAGAACATGCTGACCGGGGCGTTGAGGAGCCTTTTCGCCGTAGCGGAGGCATATCCAGACCTGAAGGCGAACACCAACTTCCTCCAGCTTCAGGAGAAGCTCTCCTCCCTGGAGGACGAAATCCAGATGGCCCGGCGGTACTACAACGGATCGGCCAGAAACCTGAATATCGCCGTTCAGTCCTTCCCGAGCAATATAATAGCCTCTATGTTCGGCTTCAAGAAGGCCGACTTCTTCGAGCTCGAGGACCGATCGGAGGCGGAGGTCCCTAACGTGGGATTTTAG
- a CDS encoding DUF2207 domain-containing protein: MKKLRLKALVLSLALFALPAAAAEIITDFQSDVKIDKEGVLNVTETISVNAEGVQIKRGIFRDFPTDYRGKDGKTVTVPFKVTSVTRDGQEEPWTTQSLSNGVRVRIGSSEVLLPRGEHRYTISYTTARQIGFFDEYDELYWNATGNGWQFPILKASCRVKLPPGAEVLQLGAWTGLQGSKDRNATMTSEGLSTAFFQTTRRLAPGEGLTVAVSWPKGLVSPPENGAYFLTDYGMDLIFGTAALLGLLYFLWAWFKVGKDPSKRTVIPRFTPPEDFSPAATRQLSIMGFDNRSFSSAIISLAVKGYLIISEEEGLFKKYRLTKTSTDRRKDNPSKEEQRLFSVLLGSRESVLLKQESHEIIGAARDAARDTLESAYGHLYRRNIGYTVVGILLMIAILVPGAFMFGRGEEDIAFSLGATVAATVAATVFSTLIRTMRRRWRETHGIKALFAVTTIAIALAVLATVFGLSILVASTVLSPEATWAIAVIALIPAIFIPIMRAPTSEGRALMDQVEGFGMYLKVAEEDRLNILNPPEKTPELFERYLPYALALGLEQAWGDKFAKVLEAAQGTDGTYSPGWYAGTAPLHVGSMGSFASDLGSSFSSAVASSASAPGSDSAFSGGGGGGGSSGGGGGGGGGGGW, from the coding sequence ATGAAAAAACTCAGACTTAAGGCTCTGGTGCTGTCTCTTGCCCTGTTCGCCCTTCCAGCGGCGGCAGCGGAGATCATCACCGATTTTCAAAGCGACGTCAAGATCGATAAGGAAGGGGTTCTTAACGTCACCGAGACCATTTCGGTCAACGCAGAGGGAGTCCAGATCAAAAGAGGAATATTCAGGGACTTCCCCACCGACTATCGGGGAAAGGACGGGAAGACGGTCACCGTTCCATTCAAGGTTACATCGGTAACCAGAGACGGCCAGGAGGAGCCCTGGACGACCCAGAGCCTTTCAAACGGAGTGAGGGTGAGGATAGGGTCATCGGAGGTGCTTCTACCGAGGGGAGAGCATCGCTACACCATATCCTACACCACCGCCAGGCAGATAGGCTTTTTCGACGAATACGACGAACTTTACTGGAACGCCACGGGAAACGGCTGGCAGTTCCCTATACTGAAGGCCTCCTGTAGGGTAAAGCTCCCTCCAGGGGCGGAGGTGCTACAGCTCGGAGCCTGGACGGGACTTCAGGGATCTAAGGACAGAAACGCCACTATGACCTCCGAGGGACTTAGCACGGCGTTCTTCCAGACCACCAGAAGGCTGGCTCCTGGAGAGGGGTTGACCGTAGCCGTCAGCTGGCCTAAAGGCCTGGTCTCCCCACCGGAAAACGGGGCTTACTTTCTGACCGATTACGGCATGGACCTGATCTTCGGGACAGCGGCTCTATTAGGGCTTCTTTACTTCCTATGGGCATGGTTTAAGGTAGGGAAAGATCCCAGCAAGAGGACGGTAATCCCTCGGTTCACCCCTCCTGAGGATTTCTCCCCGGCTGCGACGAGACAGTTATCCATTATGGGGTTCGACAACAGGAGCTTCAGCTCCGCCATAATCTCCCTGGCGGTAAAGGGATATCTCATAATCTCCGAGGAAGAGGGACTGTTCAAGAAATATCGGCTGACAAAGACCTCGACGGACAGGAGAAAGGACAACCCCTCTAAGGAGGAGCAAAGGCTGTTTTCCGTTCTCCTCGGATCAAGGGAGTCGGTGCTTCTAAAGCAGGAATCCCACGAGATAATCGGAGCCGCCAGAGACGCCGCCAGGGATACCTTGGAGAGCGCCTACGGACACCTCTACAGGCGGAACATCGGATATACCGTCGTAGGTATACTGCTGATGATAGCTATCCTCGTCCCAGGGGCGTTTATGTTCGGACGGGGAGAGGAGGACATCGCCTTCTCTCTGGGAGCTACGGTTGCGGCTACGGTTGCGGCTACGGTATTCTCCACCTTAATCAGGACTATGAGGCGAAGATGGCGAGAGACCCATGGGATAAAGGCCCTCTTCGCCGTTACCACAATAGCCATAGCCCTAGCGGTACTGGCGACGGTGTTCGGCCTGTCCATCCTGGTAGCCTCTACGGTCCTGTCCCCTGAGGCAACCTGGGCAATAGCGGTGATAGCCCTTATACCGGCTATATTCATCCCAATAATGAGAGCTCCGACCTCCGAGGGAAGGGCCCTTATGGATCAGGTAGAGGGCTTCGGCATGTACCTGAAAGTTGCGGAGGAGGACCGTCTCAACATCCTCAACCCTCCGGAGAAAACGCCGGAGCTGTTCGAGAGATACCTTCCCTACGCCCTGGCCTTGGGCCTGGAACAGGCATGGGGAGATAAGTTCGCCAAGGTATTGGAGGCGGCACAGGGAACCGACGGTACTTACAGCCCCGGGTGGTACGCCGGAACCGCACCGTTACACGTAGGATCCATGGGCAGTTTCGCATCGGATCTGGGATCTTCCTTCTCCTCGGCGGTGGCGTCCTCCGCTTCCGCACCGGGGTCCGACTCCGCCTTCTCCGGTGGAGGAGGCGGTGGTGGTTCCTCCGGTGGCGGCGGAGGTGGCGGCGGAGGTGGCGGCTGGTAG
- a CDS encoding PAS domain S-box protein, producing MSFDTLSSAMARSVLYGLLIQRDGQVLFANDKAARMVGLEGGEDLRGRPLARFVDKKDLPLFKEKLAQGLASHVIFSECRLIDVNDHRRSVDVEILPLSNDRSGESLLVLMDLSVRKGIEHSHWESEKKHWELFNALSEGVVVHEIKGEQEPGQISEVNDFFCMMIGRPRDELLSSNMIDLVSRGDRSKARDLYLNLLEKGKIDARLSLTRMDGKPLPVEISVRVVSLWDRPVALGVFRDLSSIALLEEEMEGLERRYRAFFSNLSDAFALYEVVKDEKGRPWIYRFSQVNKPYLDLLGLEEDDVLGKNVLDVVSDGDILMLSACYKVALSGEPMRFEHHSIMKNAFWTVSVFSPDDGYVAVVLCDMTSTRKLEAQGEVFERLETLGKTTAGVAHDFSTHLVGMMSYASAISRNSSDPSARVMASRVMDIASKANDLIKRLLAIAQKGEASFDKLDLHEVIRQAVDLLAFGWDERVSVRLSLDSPSGEIVGNGSQIYNALSNLLINGADFMPEGGVISVSTDLVQLEEPIPSSIQGDLKPGYYVKVSVADRGRGIAPRDLPRIFDPFFTTKPQGTGMGLPMVFATAQAHGGGVEVHSVPRKGTVFSLYFPIEGSVTLLSEQALEGNVSGDPGVFSEDLDPLDGLLRELELHRPKGAEEALVDLLGSGYLDEKLVSRIRRHLGGYRFDLALKELQGSR from the coding sequence ATGTCTTTCGATACGCTCTCTTCCGCCATGGCCCGATCGGTGCTCTACGGCCTGTTGATCCAGAGGGACGGCCAGGTCCTGTTCGCTAACGATAAAGCAGCTAGAATGGTTGGCCTGGAGGGAGGGGAGGACCTTCGTGGCAGGCCGTTGGCCAGATTTGTGGACAAAAAGGATCTGCCTCTCTTTAAGGAAAAGCTGGCCCAAGGATTGGCAAGCCACGTTATATTCTCCGAGTGTCGTCTGATCGATGTCAATGACCATAGGAGGTCGGTGGACGTGGAGATCCTTCCTCTATCGAACGACCGCTCCGGAGAGTCTCTCTTGGTCCTCATGGATCTCTCGGTCAGAAAAGGCATAGAGCATTCCCACTGGGAGAGCGAGAAAAAACACTGGGAGCTTTTCAACGCCCTATCCGAAGGTGTCGTGGTCCACGAGATCAAGGGCGAACAGGAGCCGGGGCAGATCAGCGAGGTCAACGATTTTTTCTGCATGATGATCGGTCGCCCTAGAGATGAGTTGCTCTCCTCCAACATGATCGATCTAGTGAGTCGTGGCGATAGAAGCAAAGCCAGAGATCTTTACTTAAACTTGTTGGAGAAGGGGAAAATCGACGCCAGACTATCCCTCACCAGAATGGACGGGAAGCCTCTGCCGGTGGAGATCTCCGTCCGGGTCGTCTCCCTATGGGACAGGCCCGTGGCCCTTGGGGTTTTTCGGGATCTGTCGTCTATTGCCCTTTTGGAGGAAGAGATGGAGGGGCTTGAGAGGCGTTACAGGGCCTTTTTCTCCAACCTCTCCGACGCCTTCGCCCTATACGAGGTGGTGAAGGACGAAAAGGGCCGTCCCTGGATATACCGGTTCTCCCAGGTAAATAAGCCCTATCTGGACCTTCTGGGCCTGGAGGAGGACGATGTGTTAGGTAAAAACGTCCTGGACGTAGTCTCCGACGGGGATATCCTGATGTTGTCCGCCTGCTATAAGGTCGCCCTCTCCGGCGAGCCGATGAGATTTGAACACCATTCGATTATGAAGAACGCCTTCTGGACGGTGTCGGTGTTCTCCCCGGACGATGGCTACGTTGCGGTGGTCCTTTGCGACATGACGTCAACCAGAAAGCTCGAGGCTCAAGGTGAGGTCTTCGAGCGGCTGGAGACCTTAGGCAAGACCACCGCCGGTGTCGCCCACGATTTCTCAACTCACCTGGTTGGAATGATGAGCTACGCCTCCGCTATAAGTCGTAACTCCTCCGACCCATCCGCCAGGGTCATGGCGTCCAGGGTGATGGACATAGCATCTAAGGCCAACGACCTTATTAAAAGGCTTCTAGCTATCGCCCAGAAAGGGGAGGCCTCTTTCGATAAACTGGATCTCCATGAGGTGATAAGGCAGGCCGTAGATCTCCTGGCTTTCGGCTGGGACGAGAGGGTCTCCGTAAGGCTGTCCCTCGATTCTCCCTCCGGGGAGATAGTGGGAAACGGAAGCCAGATATACAACGCTCTGTCCAACCTCCTCATCAACGGCGCCGACTTTATGCCAGAAGGAGGGGTTATCTCTGTGTCTACCGACCTGGTGCAGTTAGAGGAACCTATCCCTTCATCCATCCAGGGAGATCTAAAACCAGGTTACTACGTCAAGGTCTCCGTGGCCGATAGGGGCCGAGGTATCGCCCCTAGGGACCTCCCTAGGATATTCGACCCCTTCTTCACCACCAAGCCTCAGGGCACCGGAATGGGGTTGCCTATGGTTTTCGCCACCGCTCAGGCCCACGGTGGAGGGGTGGAGGTCCACAGCGTGCCCCGAAAGGGGACGGTCTTCTCCCTCTACTTTCCTATAGAGGGCAGTGTCACCTTATTGTCCGAGCAGGCTTTGGAGGGAAACGTTTCAGGGGATCCAGGGGTGTTTTCCGAGGATCTAGACCCTTTAGATGGGCTTCTGAGGGAACTGGAGCTTCACAGACCTAAAGGGGCGGAGGAGGCGCTGGTGGATCTGCTGGGATCGGGCTATCTTGACGAAAAACTGGTTTCAAGGATAAGACGACATCTCGGAGGTTATCGCTTCGATCTCGCTTTAAAAGAATTACAGGGGAGCCGGTGA
- a CDS encoding ribonuclease HI family protein has product MAYRGYFDGGSRGNPGVAGAGGVLFDPSGKKVWEGAKPLGRCTNNEAEYLAASLVLAEAVRLGVSELELSGDSKLVVQQLSGAWKIKEPRLQALATDFKRMASGISLKFTWVPRSDNSDADRMANLAMDGQSIDRSSDGQVNAEEPPSERVCPVVLEFVVLSQGEERHSVDLIKKRCSCDDFATKGDCPHLSLCLGLKTR; this is encoded by the coding sequence ATGGCCTACCGGGGGTATTTCGACGGAGGATCCAGGGGAAACCCCGGGGTGGCCGGTGCGGGAGGGGTCCTTTTCGACCCCTCCGGTAAGAAGGTCTGGGAGGGCGCCAAGCCCCTAGGCCGGTGTACCAATAACGAGGCGGAGTATCTGGCCGCCTCGCTGGTCCTGGCGGAGGCGGTGCGGCTGGGTGTCTCGGAGCTGGAGCTCTCCGGAGACAGCAAGCTGGTCGTGCAGCAGCTCTCCGGGGCGTGGAAGATAAAGGAGCCTAGGCTTCAGGCTTTAGCGACCGATTTCAAGAGGATGGCCTCGGGCATCTCCCTAAAGTTCACCTGGGTGCCTAGGTCGGATAACTCCGACGCCGATAGGATGGCCAACCTGGCTATGGACGGTCAGTCCATAGATAGGTCTTCCGACGGTCAGGTTAATGCTGAAGAGCCCCCTTCGGAGCGGGTTTGCCCGGTGGTTCTGGAGTTCGTGGTCCTGTCTCAAGGGGAGGAGCGGCACTCGGTGGACCTGATCAAGAAACGGTGCAGCTGCGACGACTTCGCCACGAAAGGCGACTGTCCCCATCTCTCCCTCTGTCTTGGTCTGAAAACCCGGTAA
- the rlmN gene encoding 23S rRNA (adenine(2503)-C(2))-methyltransferase RlmN, translated as MSEMTYGLDFNYDQWRSFTEELGEPPYRADQLCQWIYQKKIFDVNRMTNLSKPLREGLVDKLYVQPPFSAKVQTSQDKTVKFLWRFLDGNEVESVLMDHGNHHTACLSTQVGCPLRCDFCATGRQGFVRNLTAGEIVAHFLAMEAWLGQDIKNAVFMGMGEPLLNWDNLKKAIEILNHPKMRGMGIRRMTISTAGVAPGILALAESGLDVGLSVSIHAPNDEIRSRLMPVNDRYPMGQVIDALKVYQKKTGSRITVEYVMLKKVNDETEHAYELAALLSDLDVYVNLIPYNPVIERYSRPSASRVAPFAAILRKLGLEVDVRKEKGADIDAACGQLRGRSE; from the coding sequence ATGTCGGAAATGACCTATGGATTGGATTTTAACTACGATCAGTGGAGATCTTTTACGGAGGAGCTAGGGGAGCCCCCTTACAGGGCGGACCAGCTATGCCAGTGGATCTATCAAAAAAAGATATTTGACGTCAATCGGATGACCAACCTTTCAAAGCCCCTCAGGGAGGGCCTTGTGGACAAGCTCTACGTCCAGCCACCTTTCTCCGCCAAGGTTCAGACCTCTCAGGACAAGACGGTCAAATTCCTGTGGCGCTTTCTTGACGGAAACGAGGTGGAGTCGGTCCTGATGGACCACGGGAACCACCATACCGCCTGTCTATCCACCCAGGTGGGCTGTCCCCTGCGTTGCGACTTCTGCGCCACCGGCAGACAGGGCTTCGTCCGTAACCTCACCGCCGGAGAGATAGTCGCCCACTTTCTGGCCATGGAGGCCTGGCTGGGACAGGACATAAAGAACGCTGTCTTTATGGGCATGGGAGAGCCTCTGCTCAACTGGGATAACCTTAAGAAGGCCATAGAGATATTGAACCACCCTAAGATGAGAGGGATGGGCATTCGTCGAATGACCATATCCACCGCCGGAGTGGCCCCGGGAATACTGGCTCTCGCCGAATCGGGACTGGACGTAGGGCTTTCGGTGTCCATACACGCCCCTAACGACGAGATTCGCTCCAGGCTCATGCCGGTGAACGATCGCTATCCTATGGGGCAGGTGATAGATGCCCTGAAGGTCTATCAGAAAAAGACCGGCTCTCGGATCACCGTGGAGTACGTCATGCTCAAGAAGGTAAACGACGAGACCGAGCACGCCTACGAGCTGGCTGCCCTTTTGTCCGATTTGGACGTCTACGTCAACCTGATCCCCTATAACCCGGTGATCGAACGCTACAGCCGACCTTCCGCCAGCAGGGTAGCCCCTTTTGCCGCCATTCTCCGCAAGCTGGGTCTTGAGGTGGACGTCCGAAAGGAAAAAGGTGCCGATATCGACGCCGCCTGCGGACAGCTGAGAGGCAGGAGCGAATAA
- a CDS encoding diguanylate cyclase, with protein MLKALLENVSSCVFLLNDQIQVKEVNPSFESVFNTTMESVHDLLCGNAIRCSNAIEEEVLCGRSSRCGECELRKAFTEALTDGSSTTKKTLFMNVDVDGNREERYFRFSVTPMDTDKGRSLVVVLDDFTDLKEAHLALERLATTDSLTGVANHGTVFTRLEEMCVNSDHGGSPLSVFMADLDHFKKVNDTWGHKRGDQVLAIMAYTMAETVGSGGLVGRYGGEEFIAVLPGADLELATSTAEAVREGLEGTTFDIPELRCTASFGVAELRAGETATELVIRADQAMYQAKQQGRNRVIQAESPK; from the coding sequence ATGTTAAAGGCACTTCTGGAAAACGTATCGTCCTGCGTTTTCCTGCTCAACGATCAGATACAGGTGAAGGAGGTCAACCCTTCCTTCGAAAGCGTCTTCAACACGACGATGGAATCGGTTCACGACCTGCTGTGTGGAAACGCCATCAGGTGCAGCAACGCGATAGAGGAAGAGGTGCTCTGCGGCAGGAGCTCCCGCTGCGGAGAGTGCGAACTTCGGAAGGCCTTTACGGAGGCCCTCACCGATGGATCGTCCACGACGAAAAAGACCCTTTTCATGAACGTAGACGTGGACGGGAACAGGGAAGAGAGGTATTTCCGGTTCTCAGTCACACCTATGGACACCGATAAAGGCAGGTCTCTGGTGGTGGTCTTGGACGATTTTACCGACCTCAAAGAGGCCCATCTGGCCCTGGAGAGGCTGGCCACAACCGACAGCCTGACAGGGGTAGCCAACCACGGCACGGTGTTCACCAGACTGGAGGAAATGTGTGTCAATTCCGACCACGGCGGATCCCCTCTGTCGGTCTTTATGGCCGACCTGGATCACTTCAAAAAGGTCAACGACACCTGGGGACACAAAAGAGGGGACCAGGTCCTGGCCATAATGGCCTACACTATGGCAGAGACGGTAGGTTCCGGCGGGTTGGTGGGCCGATACGGCGGAGAGGAGTTTATAGCGGTGCTGCCGGGAGCGGACCTTGAGCTGGCGACCTCCACCGCTGAGGCGGTCAGAGAGGGTCTTGAGGGCACCACCTTCGATATTCCCGAGCTCCGTTGCACCGCAAGCTTCGGCGTGGCGGAGCTTAGAGCAGGCGAGACCGCCACCGAACTGGTAATAAGGGCGGACCAGGCCATGTACCAGGCAAAACAGCAGGGCAGAAACAGGGTGATCCAGGCGGAGAGCCCAAAATGA
- a CDS encoding SH3 domain-containing protein encodes MRYPLKSTILLLWLALSSSAWALSGIDGIPQSPVFHASSLVDVPVMSQKEQRERYEDFKVKFYSPWSQDKSRDGRAVIEWVFGKYGPDRTFGENLKPRSERWISDMKDRSNVDQVDRVGAKAIALRPTSLRLMPTDSPVFLSPDLPGEGYPFDYLQNSLVHGGEPLHLSHLSQDGLWAWCDTSYASGWIKAVDLAEVDDLTAQRWMEMDLAAVVQEGTVLRDHRGKALFRAKVGAVLPVKRRGTTTLELEVPTGEKGRPGTTAKVSMEDVVPMPLVATPWKGAFLAEQVLDEPYGWGGFLYNRDCSATTRDLMVPFGIWLPRNSRSQAQTGKVISLEGMTIEDKKRTIVEKGVPFFTLLGQPGHIMLYIGTYRGDPLILHNMWGIRTEENGKEGRFVVGRSVISTLNIGSDLPNHWPGRLIVDRITSMNLP; translated from the coding sequence ATGAGATACCCGCTAAAATCGACGATACTGCTGCTGTGGCTGGCCCTGTCGTCGTCGGCCTGGGCCCTTTCGGGAATAGATGGGATCCCTCAGTCTCCCGTCTTTCACGCTTCCTCTTTGGTGGACGTACCGGTTATGTCCCAAAAAGAGCAGAGGGAAAGGTACGAGGATTTTAAGGTAAAGTTCTACTCCCCCTGGAGTCAGGACAAAAGCCGGGACGGCAGGGCGGTTATAGAGTGGGTGTTCGGTAAATACGGCCCCGACAGGACCTTCGGCGAAAACCTGAAGCCTAGGTCAGAGAGATGGATCTCCGACATGAAAGACCGGTCTAACGTAGATCAGGTGGACCGGGTGGGGGCAAAGGCGATAGCTCTCAGGCCGACCTCCCTCAGGCTAATGCCCACCGACTCGCCGGTATTTCTCTCCCCCGATCTGCCAGGAGAGGGGTACCCTTTCGACTACCTCCAAAACAGCCTGGTCCACGGTGGAGAGCCTCTGCACCTCTCCCACCTGTCTCAAGACGGCCTCTGGGCCTGGTGTGACACCTCCTACGCCTCGGGCTGGATAAAGGCGGTGGACCTGGCGGAGGTAGACGACCTCACCGCTCAGAGATGGATGGAGATGGACCTCGCTGCCGTGGTCCAAGAAGGGACGGTACTGAGAGATCACCGAGGAAAGGCCCTCTTTCGGGCCAAGGTTGGGGCAGTCTTACCCGTTAAAAGACGGGGGACGACCACTTTGGAACTGGAGGTTCCCACAGGGGAAAAGGGCAGACCCGGCACTACCGCCAAGGTCTCCATGGAGGACGTGGTCCCTATGCCCCTGGTTGCGACCCCCTGGAAAGGGGCTTTTCTGGCGGAGCAGGTCCTGGACGAGCCTTACGGCTGGGGTGGCTTTCTGTACAACCGGGACTGTAGCGCCACCACCAGAGACCTTATGGTCCCCTTCGGGATCTGGCTCCCTAGAAACTCAAGGTCCCAGGCTCAGACCGGGAAGGTCATATCCCTGGAGGGAATGACCATAGAGGACAAAAAAAGGACCATCGTCGAGAAAGGGGTGCCTTTTTTCACCCTTCTGGGACAGCCGGGACACATAATGCTCTACATAGGAACCTATAGAGGGGACCCCCTTATCCTCCACAATATGTGGGGAATCAGGACAGAGGAAAATGGAAAGGAAGGTCGTTTCGTGGTCGGTAGATCGGTCATATCCACCTTAAACATCGGGTCAGACCTGCCGAACCACTGGCCAGGCAGGCTAATAGTGGACAGGATAACGTCCATGAATCTGCCTTAA
- a CDS encoding MBL fold metallo-hydrolase — translation MATLELRHLGGDSYVIPGVVSLGLWGPVGGTILFDAGGDESSGRALRRLLESTGRKLSWIACTHFHADHVGGCSYLKKATGCSVAIPEMERPFLEEPLYEPAFLWGASPFSALRNKFLMAPSCSVDLGLPRSGLWEETGLKVVHLGGHSPGMVGYVTPNQVAYVGDSLFGQDMIERHGLLFVADVADWLVTLDYLEKLEARWFVPCHSTPVEDPTQLVQATRRHLLDISDRVRTLCRTPSTRDDILGGLMEWLGKRTDPIRYVLNLGALSAHLTYLVERGEVEPLEERGRLLWSSL, via the coding sequence ATGGCAACTCTAGAGCTGAGACACCTGGGGGGAGATAGCTACGTCATTCCCGGGGTCGTTTCTTTAGGGCTCTGGGGACCGGTGGGCGGTACGATCCTATTCGACGCAGGAGGGGATGAGTCCTCCGGCAGGGCCCTGAGGAGACTCCTTGAGTCCACCGGACGGAAGCTCAGTTGGATCGCTTGCACCCACTTTCACGCCGATCACGTAGGCGGATGTAGCTACCTCAAAAAGGCAACCGGCTGTTCGGTGGCCATACCGGAGATGGAGAGGCCCTTTCTGGAGGAACCTCTCTACGAGCCCGCCTTTCTGTGGGGGGCCTCCCCTTTCTCCGCCCTCAGAAACAAGTTCCTCATGGCCCCGTCCTGTTCGGTGGACCTGGGGCTTCCGAGGTCCGGTCTGTGGGAGGAGACGGGGCTGAAGGTGGTCCATCTGGGCGGTCATTCTCCAGGGATGGTGGGGTACGTCACGCCGAACCAAGTCGCCTACGTAGGTGATTCCCTCTTCGGTCAGGACATGATAGAGAGACACGGTCTCCTGTTCGTCGCCGACGTGGCGGACTGGCTGGTGACGCTGGATTATCTGGAAAAACTGGAGGCCCGGTGGTTTGTGCCCTGCCACAGCACACCGGTGGAGGATCCCACCCAACTGGTCCAGGCGACCCGTCGCCATCTGCTGGACATATCCGACAGGGTGAGAACCCTCTGCCGTACCCCATCCACCAGAGACGATATCTTAGGTGGCCTTATGGAGTGGCTTGGCAAGAGAACGGACCCGATCCGCTACGTGTTGAACCTGGGGGCCCTGTCGGCTCACCTCACCTATCTGGTGGAGAGAGGCGAGGTGGAGCCGCTGGAGGAACGAGGGAGGCTTCTATGGAGCTCCCTGTAA